The genomic DNA ataaaaaaaaccttGATTAATTCTTCTTGCATTTCTAGGTACTCCAACTTCCTCTTCCTTTCTGATACAGAATCTTCCGATGACAGAGCTGTCACCCCAACAGTGTCCACAACCTCATCTGGCAGAGAGGAGAGAGTAGCTTGAACAGCCTCTTCAGGCTTGAGTTTCCCAGCCATTGAGAATGATCTGTTAATACGCACAGCCATATCATTTTCTAATCTTCTCGTATATAGTATTAATATCTACTGAAGTGCAATAGAAGATTACCTAGAGAGAATTAAGAGGGATGATGGTACTGAATGGTTGAGGGACAAATCCAGCCAGTCATTTAGCTGCAATGAGAGATTTACAGATCAGCAATCACCTATATCTCTAATTTAACTTTtagaacaacacaacaaactaTACAagatctttcttcttgttcACAAAGAGTACAACTTATTAACAACTCCACAAAGATTTATAAACGATAACCTGCTCTCTCATTTCTTCAACTGAACCTAATTGCAGCATTCCTCTGTATCTGCAAGCTTGGCGCAGTTCAGCTTCTGTGAGAGACTCCAAACCTTCAGCCTTGATCAACTTATCATCTTTTTTAATCCTACAAAGTCCAAAGAATGGCATTGGCCAATGATTATACGAGAAAGAAGAACTTAAATTTAGATGAACGTATACTTTGCAATGCGTTCTTCGTGGAGTAAATTGATGCTCACAAAACTCTTATTTTGCCACCAGAAACGGAGAAAATTATTGTAGAACAATAGGGCTCGTTGTCAGACATTTAAGAAATATGAGCAATGTTGAACTTACTCCTGTAATCTTTTCCGAAGCATATACCGTAAATATGCATCAGTTCCGAATGGGCTAATACCCATGTATTTGCACATATTTACTAATCGAGACCTGCAATAAGGAagataatataaacaaaacaaaccaagacAGAAGCAGTATATTTACCAAGATATACAGTTTAGACTAATGCGTAACCTGTTAATGTTATCTAATGTAAGCTCATCGTTGAAGAGCTTCGCAAAGCCCAAAATTTCATCATTCGAAACGCCGACTCCTCTTCTGACCTGTGCAATTAATAACGAAGCTATCAGTTCATCTAGAAGATTACCGAAGGAAGTCAGTTCTGTAGAATAGCAAGGAAAATGAACCTTGTTCATAAATCCATCGAGATCTTCTGCAGTCTTTTTAATCTCTCCACTGCGCGAGGTTTGGACTTCCTTTGCCATTTCTTTAACAGTATCTTGGAGAAACTTAGCATACTCCATTCTTGCATTCAGCCTTCTTTTCAGTGCTTCCTGAAAAAGATACGTGAAGTTTTAATTAGCATGAAATATCAAACCAATTCATACTTCCCAGATCAGTGTAAAGTAAGTATAAAGTTAGTATGATTTGTATTTCTTTAGCATTGATAAGTATCACTTGgattgacaaaacaaaagaatatcaCTGAAGGGTAGCCTGAATAATGATCACCGCTAAACCAGTTTCAAACAAAACTAGTTTCAGTACCAGAGATACGCCTTAGTTAAACATCTTTTACTTTTACAGGGAACAACGGTTAAAGGCTACACATGTATATCAAACGTGGGCCTATGATGTTCAGGATATTTTCAGACACTGAACACTTTTGAAACACTGATGTTAAGATTAAGTTTCATACAAAAACTTTTCCTactacataaaataaaacaaaccaaaataatttttccaGCACTAATTTGCCAGAAGCTGCAAAAAAGGTAAATTTTGCTGTCTCATGATGAATATAAAGCCATCACATAGGTAGAAACGACTCCTGACAGTCTTAGGCCAGTTTCCAAAGAAGTAACTGGCAACACTAAATTGCTGTATTATTTGGTCTATGCAAATGTTCCTTCTGAACCTAAAGTGCATTACATTATCTTGCGGATGGAAGAGCAAAATATAGATGAAAATGTGGAAATATAGCTCCTCAAGTCTGTCAAATACTCATGCAAAAGTTCCAGTACTCTAGTCCGTATAGAATAACCAGAAACATCTCACGATTACTTTTTCAGACAACTGAACTTTTAATACCAGTAAATAAAATGGATAAAACACTTATATAGAACAGAGAAGCAATAAAATAGGGTTTAACAGTACCTCTTCTTTCATCTTGTCCTGGAAAGTTGACGGCAGCATGTTTGGGAACAACTTAAGAAATACCGGCAGCAAGAACTCCATGAATGGAACAATAATGAAAACTGCAACCGGGACTAATCTAAAAATGTCGGCAGTTGTTCGAGTGAGTTGCTGTCGTTCCCTCCTAGAGAGACCTTTTCCATTAGCAAGTTTAACAAGCAGCCTGACACTAATCCTGACATCAGCCCAGAGCAACTTTGTCCCGAGCCAGTAGTGCTGCAGAGTAGATTTAAATTCATCTTTCCAATGGCGAAGCTTCTTGGCCCAATCTTCCCTGCAGAATAGATCATATGTTAAATAACAATAGATAGCATCAAATCGCTCAAAAGCTATGCAACATAGAAAACGCAGCGATACCTGCTCATCGAAGCAATAGCTCTTAAAGCAGGACCTATTCCCAGAAGAAACGTCCTCACACGCTGCATAATGGATATATCAGATTTTTGGGATTCTTCCAGTTTCATGGCTTTAGCTTTGGCTTTAGCCAAACTTAACCCCTCAACAGCTTCATCACACTCCTCGGGAGAAGCTTCTTTAGTTTGTGAGGTaaccttttcttcctttttatcaTGGTCAGGCTTGTTGGCCGTTGCTAGAGAGGAGTACATAGATTGTCGAACCAATCTATATCCCAAAGGGTAAGGGACTTCTAAATTTCCAACTCCATTACTAAAACTTGGAGACTGAAGTAATCTACTTTTATAAAAACCCTCCAACGACACAGTCGACTCTTTATTCTTGACATGTTTGAAATCAGGTTTTCCAGAATTATATCCCCAATCAGAACTAATCCCTCTAACGTTCTCATATCCTTGTTGTCCTAGCCGCTCAACGCTTGAAAGACATTGAATCGTAGGCAAACATTCACTAAGAGATTTAACTACGTAACTCCTCCTTCGAAGCAACGCTCTTGAAGCCATATTTGCAGTAAAACGTGTAGATATATACAGTATGAAAGCAGCTACATACCAGCAAAAGCCAAATTCTATACCAATCTGCACATTGAGTATAAGATATATCATTTACATTGATGCTCTCATCAGCAAGTAGCAAGTTATATATACTACAGTCTACAGATATAGATCATTcaaaaacagttaaaaaaaaaaaaaaaaagatgaataattgAGATTTTTCAAATGGATTGATTCGTACATCATCACAAAGCTCAACCCAGAAAAAAGTCCTAAATCCATTTTTCTCGACAAAGAGAGAATGATAAACACATAGATACTGTGAAATTGGCACTCGATACACTGGATTGAAAGCATTGCATGAATCTTAGCAGCAATCTGAAACACGATCGATCCTAGGGTACTAAACAAATTGATCGCGACGAAATTAAGACGACTTAATCGGATGATGAAAATGGAGACGACTTACATCTACAAAGAAGCAGGAGTGGAGAAGAATGTGATCGATCAAACGTGGAAGATGATCTAAAATTAGTTTAGAGGAAAAGAGCGTCAAACGAATTGTCGTCACtgagtcggagaagaagaagaagaaggaggaggattcTTCAACGTGTTTCTTCTGCTGATTTTGATCGTTTTGCTTCGGGTCGGGTCGGTTAGATACGGATCCGAAAATAAAATACacattaaaatagtatattatatagtgACTATGTGTAACAGACGGCCCGGTAAACAGACAGCAAATGAGAAAGaattatagaaattaaaaagagtatAAATAAGTTTAACATATTGGTAAAGTTATTCCTACCACTAACACGATCTCCAATcgttttctctatttctttttttataacagAGGATTTCTATAACGGAGACGAGTTTTTTttcaatggttttctctattttttattctataaaaaaatatttccaatagattttatttttattttacaattaacaccttttattttaaaaaattgcaaactaatccattttactttaaattttgtaacactttcataaaattatcttttgtaaatggtagtctcaatattttagaataaatatttatacttaaatttatattattagttcttaaaaattcttattttatttattttggtcataaataaaagaagttaaaaattaAGAGGATtactttacaaataaaatagttcacctctatttatagaagaaaaaatagagttactctataaatagagaaaaaaatagcaatctctattatagaggtgaaaatagagtaccattgaaacaaaaattactctataatagaatATAGAGGCAAAAGTAGAGTACCATTGCAGATGTTTTAACATGGGTATTTTACTTTTGAGTGCAACAAAATGCTCATCTTGATCTTGAAGTAAAAAGCCTAAAAGGTATTGAAATCTAAAAGATCACGTTTGTGAAACACACACTTCCTTCCTCAAATAGCGGATTCACAAGACCTTTTTGCTTTGGTTGGCAAGAAGATATTACAGATAATGCAATATACATTTAGAAACAAATCACTCCTTAATTAGCAACACGAACAACTTGTTTACCAATGTTTTTCCCAGAAAATAGCCCAACAAGTGCAGCAGGAGCGAGCTCGATTCCTTCAGACATATCTTCGATGTATACAATCTTCCCTTCCTTGTAATATCCCTTGACGTGTTCAAGAAACTGTGGGAAAATATGGAGGTAATCGCTCTGCAAGAACCCTTCTAATCTTACGCGTTTAGGGATCACGTTGTATAGGTTGTTGATTCCTTGTGATGAGCTTGAGAGGCTTTGCAAAGATACCATTCCGCAAAGCGCGATTCTCCCACGGACCTTCATGTTGAGGAGAGCTGCATCAAGCATGGATCCACCCACGTTGTCGAAGTAGATATTGATCCCCTCCGGGAAGTACCTGTTAGTAAGATAAAGAAACATTTCAGTCACGGTATGCACGATACTTATCTCATTCCGTAGAGCTAGCCACAAGAAATCACAGTAAGTGGCATAATCAGAGTATCTTACTATTACATTTATGGAAATTTTGTCTAGTGATTGTTTCtgctttttctttgtctaactAGAGTGACACAGTGTTGATAAGATGTGTAAATAGAGTTGCAATGATGGTGAAATTAAGTTCCTTATGGCATAATTAAAAGCCTAGAGATACAAGCCATAATGACCTCAAGACAAGCATTACATCATAAGTGACCTTTTAACGAATCAAACAGGTTTCACGTTTCCCAAAACAATGATGGTATGCAGGAGAACGAACGAGTGAGACTATTAAGGTAATTGATCCGTTAGGTTGAATCTTGGAATTACCTCTTTAAAGCAGCATCAAGGTCAGCCTCTTCCTTGTAGTTAAAAGCTTCATCAAACCCATGCTTTTGTTTAAGAAGATCAACCTGAAATAATGTCCACAAAAAGTTACTTCACAAAGACAAGTCAAGTAACAAGAGTTCCTAATCATTAGTTTAGAGACTAGAGTAATAACAACCTTTTGCTTACTACCGGCACTCCCAACAACATAGCAGCCGTGTAACTTAGCAAGCTGTCCTACAAGTTGTCCAACTGCTCCTGATGCTGCAGAGACAAAAACGCTATCTCCTTTCTTAGGACAGCAAATCTCGTAAAACCCTGCATATGCTGTAAATCCAGCCATTCCTGTCAAAAGTGAGAAGAATCagagaaaaacaaactataGGGTCTGGTAATTGTGAGCTCAAACTGTTTAGATCAAACAGAAGATGGGGGATCATACATACCGAGAAGTCCAAGATGATAAGAAAGTGGAATATCTTCATCCAACTGAATCTTTCTCAACTGCAGGCTATCTGAACTACGAAGCAAACTGTATTCTTCCCAACCTATAATCCCAGAGACTATGTCGCCCGGCTTATAGTTAACATCATCAGAATCTATCACTCTTGCTAAACCAAACCCTTCGATACGCTGCatcaatatcacaaaaatatcaATACGCTTAATACAGAGTACATAACAAAGGAAAACTCAAGCCAAGAATCATCATCTAAAAGAGTCATCAAAGAACATAGAAAAAAGggaccaaacaaacaaaacaaatctcaagATTCCTCAGCATATCTGTGAATTAATTTATCTACCGCACGAATACAATAATTACACATCCCTCTTCAATTATGAACAATTCACCAATCAAACAAGATAAATATCAAGACTTGGCAGCATTTCTATATACATTCACAAGTTCCGTCAAAACGTCGAACACTTGGTGTGCAAAAAACTCTCTATAGCACCTGTACAATGTTTACACACCCAtcttcaaaatttgattttccaaagaacaaaaaacaatacCAAAAAATACCAATTGACACAAATGTAAAGTATGATAATGTTATATACTTGACCAGGAACAAAAGGCGGGAGGTAGGAATCGTGGAAGTCACGCATTCGACCTCTCATGTAAGGATCACAAGACAAGTAGAGATTTTGAACGAGGAAACAAGAAGACCCTTTTGGTGCTTTAAGCTCAATCGTCTCCCCAAGCTTCACTTCCATGTCTTCTTCTGTAGGAATACCATCTCATACTTCTTCAATAtcactttcttgttttgcaCCATTTCAACTTGTTCCATTTTTGTTTCCAATCTgtgataaaacataaaagaatgaTGAGTAGCAAGTTTTCTTCCAAgtgatgatttggttttggttttttaggGGAAAGAAAGAGTTTGGTAAAACGAGTGTTTCTCGTTGTGGCCGCGCGCTTAGTACAGTTGAAGTCATTCAATGTACACTCTACTAACAATAAGTGTACATTTTAGTCTTTGGAATGTTTAAATTctgtgtaaaaatatatatatatatatatatatatatatattttcatcccAGTTCATCGTATTTGGCTTCaatttttcacataaattaaaattaatttaattttatggttctactgatatatatatatatatatatatatatatatatatagtttttttttcttctgtattgTGACATGTTTGAATTTCTAATGTAAAGACTTTTTTTCACTctatttcatcatattttgcttctatattttcacataaattaatttaattttatgattcttctatatttttttgtttactgttACATGGTTTGAATTTCTAATgtaaagatatataatttttcatcCCATTTCGTCATATTTTGCTTCtatattttcacataaattgattaatttaattttatgattatttttttgtattgtgaCATGGTCTGAATTCCTAAAAACGGACACAGTTAGACATGACACAGTTATGAGTGAAACAATTTATACAAAGCATGTTGTAGGCATAGTTTTTGTGCTTACTTCCTTCATTATTAATCTTTTCATGATTGTTTTTGTCATTCTAGTCATTTTCTTAGACGAAAAAAGGCCTATAAAAAAGGACAACATTTCAACTCTTTggtagaaaaaaccaaaaacacatgaATGGTGGTGAGTGACAACTGATAAAGAAACGTCAACACAACTTATGGCCAATATATCTCCACTTTCTATCGCATAAagtttattttcaaactaatcTAAATAAGCTACTCTATAAGTGGTATAGCAACgttcacaagtcacaacaaacTTATGTAAACTGTGAAAGTATAAAGCAAAAGACCAACgttcacaagtcacaacaaaataattaacagtCCGAATGTTCTCAAATCCTCTCTATCTGGGAAAGGAAAATGGAGATATCAGTAGCGTCGATAACAGTTTCAATAGCCATAGCTGTTTTGTCGTGGTGGGTATGGAGAACTTTGaattgggtttggtttaaaCCTAAGATGCTTGAGAGTTACCTGAGAGGACAGGGTCTTGTCGGAACTTCTTACACGCCTCTTTTCGGCGACATAAAGAGGAGTTACAGCATGATGATGGAGGCTAAATCCAAACCCATCAAACTAACGGATAATATCACGCCACGTGTTGTGCCTTATCCCTTGCAAATGCTTAAGACTCACGGTAGGggttttttctctctgtttagGACAAAACTATTCAAGAGTATGTGATCTAGAAAAGGTCTCAATTTTTGTATCCTCTTATGTGGCTGGAACAGGAAATACTTTCTTTACATGGCTTGGACCTATACCAGTCATCACTATAATGGATCCTGAGCTAATCAAGGAAGCGTTTAACAAAGTTTACGATTTCCCCAAGCCGCATACGTTCCCTTTGGTCAGACTGATAGCAACTGGACTTGCTGACTATGATGGTGAAAAATGGGCGAAACACCGAAGAGTCATCATTCCGGCTTTCAATCTTGAGAGAATCAAGGTTTAGGCTTTAGAATCAGtttatcttttctttatgtATGTGTTTATTTGGCTCTGATTTGTGCCTTTTGCTTCTATGTATAGAATATGCTACCAGCGTTTCACCAGAGTTGCAATGAGGTTGTTGACGAATGGGATAAGTTAGTTTCCAATAAAGGGTTTCCATGTGAGGTGGATGTTTGGCCTTGGCTTGTGAATATGACTGTAGATGTGATCTCTCGTACTGCTTTTGGTAGCAGCTACAAAGAAGGACAGAGGATATTTGAGCTCTAGACAGAACTAGCTGAGCTCGTTCTACAAGCTATTCGGAAAGGTTCTGTCCCTGCATATAGGTAAATAAAGATAAAACTAGCTGAGCTCGTTCAACAAGCTATTAGGTGTTATGAACCATattatctgttttgttttgttttttgcataGTTATCTCCCAACGAAGCTTAATAGAAGGATGAAAGCATCATATAGAGAAATCGAAGTTATACTGAGAGGGATCATTAACAAAAGGGTAAGGGGGAGAGAAGCTGGGGAAGCACCAAATAACGATTTGTTGTGTATGCTTCTTGAATCAAGTATGGGTCAAGCGAACGGAAATGGATTGAGCATTGAGGAAGTAATAGAAGAGTGCAAGTTGTTTTATATCGCCGGGCAGGTGACAACCTCAATACTTCTGGTTTGGACAATGGTTATGTTAAGCCAACACCAAGACTGGCAGATACGTGCAAGAGAAGAAGTGAATCAAGTTTTGGGCGATAAAGAACCAGATACAGAAGGCCTTAACCAGCTCAAAGTTGTatgtaaaatcaaatttaaaacgTATCAATactttgttgtgtgttgttaacTTTTGCTGAATCATTTGATCCCTTGCAGATGAAAATGATATTATATGAAGTATTAAGGCTATATCCTCCAGTAGTTCAGCTGATGCGAGCTACTGACAAAGAGATGAAGCTAGGAGACTTGACACTACCAGTTGGGGTTCAGATTAGTCTACCTATTATGCTAGTCCAACGGGACACCGAACGGTGGGGCAACGATGCAGCAGAGTTCAAGCCCAAGAGGTTCAAAGACGGTCTTTCAAAGGCAACAAAATGCCAAGTCTCCTTCTTTGCCTTTGCGTGGGGACAAAGGATATGCATCGGCCAGAATTTTGCCCTGTTGGAGGCAAACATGGCAATGGATTTACCGACTGCAAAAACAGTCATTATACAATCGTTAAGTACTTAGTCACGACTGATTGGCGACTGACATACGTAGTCGCTAAACAATGCGTCGCTAAAAAAATCA from Camelina sativa cultivar DH55 chromosome 7, Cs, whole genome shotgun sequence includes the following:
- the LOC104701152 gene encoding LETM1 and EF-hand domain-containing protein 1, mitochondrial-like, producing the protein MASRALLRRRSYVVKSLSECLPTIQCLSSVERLGQQGYENVRGISSDWGYNSGKPDFKHVKNKESTVSLEGFYKSRLLQSPSFSNGVGNLEVPYPLGYRLVRQSMYSSLATANKPDHDKKEEKVTSQTKEASPEECDEAVEGLSLAKAKAKAMKLEESQKSDISIMQRVRTFLLGIGPALRAIASMSREDWAKKLRHWKDEFKSTLQHYWLGTKLLWADVRISVRLLVKLANGKGLSRRERQQLTRTTADIFRLVPVAVFIIVPFMEFLLPVFLKLFPNMLPSTFQDKMKEEEALKRRLNARMEYAKFLQDTVKEMAKEVQTSRSGEIKKTAEDLDGFMNKVRRGVGVSNDEILGFAKLFNDELTLDNINRSRLVNMCKYMGISPFGTDAYLRYMLRKRLQEIKKDDKLIKAEGLESLTEAELRQACRYRGMLQLGSVEEMREQLNDWLDLSLNHSVPSSLLILSRSFSMAGKLKPEEAVQATLSSLPDEVVDTVGVTALSSEDSVSERKRKLEYLEMQEELIKEEEEEEEEEMAKMKESASSQKDVALDEMMASTAKDANEQAKAKTLEKHEQLCELSRALAVLASASSVSMEREEFLKLVKKEVDLYNSMVEKGGTDDEEEARKAYLAAREDSDRSAQKAIADKTSSRLLDRVETMLQKLEKEIDDVDNKIGNRWRLLDRDYDGKVSPDEVASAAMYLKDTLGKEGIQELIQNLSKDKDGKILVEDLVKLASEIEDAEADETDEPTTKS
- the LOC104701153 gene encoding 2-alkenal reductase (NADP(+)-dependent)-like is translated as MEVKLGETIELKAPKGSSCFLVQNLYLSCDPYMRGRMRDFHDSYLPPFVPGQRIEGFGLARVIDSDDVNYKPGDIVSGIIGWEEYSLLRSSDSLQLRKIQLDEDIPLSYHLGLLGMAGFTAYAGFYEICCPKKGDSVFVSAASGAVGQLVGQLAKLHGCYVVGSAGSKQKVDLLKQKHGFDEAFNYKEEADLDAALKRYFPEGINIYFDNVGGSMLDAALLNMKVRGRIALCGMVSLQSLSSSSQGINNLYNVIPKRVRLEGFLQSDYLHIFPQFLEHVKGYYKEGKIVYIEDMSEGIELAPAALVGLFSGKNIGKQVVRVAN